In Stutzerimonas stutzeri, a genomic segment contains:
- a CDS encoding transporter substrate-binding domain-containing protein encodes MKKTLAVAVSALLAASITSIAQADKLDDIIGSGKLRCAVTLDFPPMGFRDEGNKPAGFDVDYCNDLAKVLGVDAEVVETPFPDRIPALVSGRADVIVASTSDTLERAKTVGMSIPYFAFNMVVLTREETGINNYDDLKGRPVGNTSGTFEAIALEKDVKSWGEGSFRAYQSQNDTILAVAQGHVDATVVTNTVAASTIKSGKYKGLKIAGDAPYVIDYVSLAAKRNEYGLINYLNLFVNQQVRSGRYAELYEKWVGGKPVDLTVPGVYY; translated from the coding sequence ATGAAGAAAACCCTAGCTGTGGCCGTTAGCGCTCTGCTTGCCGCCTCCATCACCTCCATTGCCCAAGCCGACAAGCTCGATGACATCATCGGCTCAGGCAAGCTGCGCTGCGCCGTTACCCTCGACTTTCCGCCCATGGGCTTTCGCGACGAAGGCAACAAGCCAGCCGGGTTCGACGTCGATTATTGCAACGACCTGGCCAAGGTGCTCGGCGTCGATGCGGAAGTGGTCGAAACGCCCTTCCCAGACCGGATCCCGGCCCTCGTCTCCGGCCGTGCGGATGTGATCGTTGCCTCCACGTCGGATACGCTCGAGCGCGCCAAGACGGTGGGCATGAGCATTCCTTATTTCGCCTTCAACATGGTGGTGCTGACGCGCGAAGAGACGGGCATCAACAACTACGACGACCTCAAGGGTCGCCCGGTCGGTAACACCAGCGGCACCTTCGAAGCCATCGCGCTGGAGAAGGATGTGAAAAGTTGGGGCGAAGGCAGCTTCCGCGCCTACCAGTCGCAGAACGACACCATTCTCGCCGTCGCTCAGGGCCATGTGGACGCCACCGTCGTCACCAACACCGTCGCGGCCTCGACCATCAAATCGGGCAAGTACAAAGGCCTGAAGATCGCGGGCGATGCGCCTTACGTCATCGACTACGTGTCGCTCGCCGCCAAGCGCAACGAGTACGGCCTGATCAATTACCTGAACCTGTTCGTCAACCAGCAAGTGCGCTCCGGCCGGTATGCCGAACTGTACGAGAAGTGGGTCGGTGGCAAGCCGGTCGATCTGACCGTACCTGGCGTTTACTACTGA
- a CDS encoding helix-turn-helix transcriptional regulator, which yields MLTLLPTDPPRDLPTLLASLKLIAPLFDAMPEVVFFIKDTEARYSLANRTLAERCGHSDPGALIGLTAEQVFPTGFGAQYTDQDRRVLSLGLRLQNQLELHLYPGREPGWCMTHKLALRNPQGLIIGMAGVSIDLQAPEANNPAYLKLAAVDAHIRTNHSGAIRLSELTAIAGLSVAQLERLCKRVFRLTPRQMIHKARLDAAADLLGGPLPITEIALRCGYADHSAFSRQFRALTGLSPSAYRNALPSKHRAPW from the coding sequence ATGCTCACCCTGCTTCCGACCGACCCACCCCGGGATCTGCCCACGCTGCTTGCCAGCCTGAAGCTGATTGCGCCGTTGTTCGATGCGATGCCGGAGGTGGTGTTCTTCATCAAGGACACTGAGGCCCGTTACAGCCTGGCCAACCGTACCCTGGCCGAGCGCTGCGGCCATAGCGATCCCGGTGCGCTGATTGGGCTGACGGCCGAACAGGTGTTTCCGACCGGCTTCGGCGCGCAGTACACCGACCAGGACCGGCGTGTGCTCAGCCTGGGACTACGCCTGCAGAATCAACTTGAACTGCACCTGTACCCAGGCCGCGAGCCGGGCTGGTGCATGACGCACAAACTGGCACTGCGTAATCCGCAAGGCCTGATCATCGGCATGGCCGGGGTTTCCATCGACCTGCAGGCACCCGAGGCCAACAATCCGGCCTACCTCAAACTCGCTGCAGTTGATGCACATATCCGCACAAATCATTCCGGCGCGATCAGGCTGTCCGAACTCACGGCCATTGCCGGGCTCTCGGTCGCCCAACTGGAACGGTTGTGTAAACGGGTATTCCGCCTGACGCCTCGGCAAATGATTCACAAGGCTCGGCTGGATGCAGCGGCCGATCTGCTCGGCGGGCCGCTGCCCATCACCGAAATCGCGCTGCGCTGCGGTTATGCCGATCACAGCGCCTTCAGCCGTCAGTTTCGTGCGCTGACTGGACTGTCACCCAGCGCGTATCGAAACGCCCTGCCATCCAAACATCGGGCACCTTGGTAA
- a CDS encoding NAD(P)/FAD-dependent oxidoreductase — MKSHYDILIVGAGPAGMAAALAAAPSGASIAVLDDNPTAGGQIWRDGPHVKVPPTARQHRQALAQAANIELHNGTRVVAAPGGKRLLLEDAEQGHLVGYDKLILCTGARELLLPFPGWTLPGVTGAGGLQALIKGGMPVTGKRLVIAGSGPLLLACAATAKNAGARLLCIAEQAPLKAVIHFAARLPSWPSKALQALKLSDRCYRSGTHVLAALGTDRVEAVRLSHNGKVSEIACDHLACGFGLIPNTELGQVLGSALSGGALRVDAYQQTSLTDHFAAGECTGFGGSELALAEGRIAGYAAVGDLKRSKARFAERQRWQNFADLLARTFQLSEQLRTLAAPDTLICRCEDVPYSAMVGHSSWVEAKLESRCGMGACQGRICGAASNVLFGWQPPKPRQPISPARIGTLIALPDAEPTAERHEALS, encoded by the coding sequence ATGAAATCTCACTACGACATCCTGATCGTCGGCGCCGGCCCTGCCGGAATGGCTGCCGCGCTCGCCGCCGCACCCAGCGGGGCAAGCATCGCCGTGCTCGACGATAACCCAACAGCGGGTGGGCAGATCTGGCGCGACGGGCCACACGTCAAGGTGCCGCCCACGGCACGCCAGCACCGGCAGGCATTGGCACAGGCGGCGAACATCGAGCTCCATAACGGCACTCGAGTAGTCGCCGCGCCGGGCGGCAAGCGTCTACTGCTCGAAGACGCTGAGCAAGGGCATCTGGTCGGTTACGACAAGCTGATTCTATGTACCGGCGCGCGCGAGCTATTGCTACCGTTTCCCGGCTGGACACTGCCCGGAGTGACCGGCGCCGGCGGGCTGCAGGCGCTTATCAAGGGCGGAATGCCGGTGACCGGCAAACGTCTGGTCATCGCAGGAAGCGGTCCACTTCTTTTAGCCTGCGCCGCGACGGCAAAAAACGCCGGCGCGCGCCTGCTGTGCATTGCAGAACAAGCGCCTCTAAAAGCCGTAATCCATTTCGCCGCACGCCTGCCAAGCTGGCCGAGCAAAGCACTGCAGGCATTAAAACTAAGCGATCGCTGTTATCGCAGCGGCACCCATGTGCTGGCAGCACTTGGAACCGACCGCGTGGAAGCGGTGCGTTTGAGCCACAACGGTAAGGTTTCGGAAATCGCCTGCGATCACCTGGCCTGCGGTTTCGGACTCATTCCGAACACCGAACTCGGTCAGGTGCTGGGCAGTGCGCTCAGCGGGGGCGCGCTTCGGGTCGATGCTTACCAGCAGACGAGTCTGACGGATCACTTTGCAGCCGGCGAATGCACCGGCTTCGGCGGCAGTGAACTGGCGCTGGCCGAAGGTCGCATTGCTGGTTATGCCGCGGTGGGCGACCTCAAGCGAAGCAAGGCGCGATTCGCCGAGCGTCAACGCTGGCAGAATTTCGCCGACCTGCTGGCGCGTACCTTCCAGCTCAGCGAACAGCTGAGAACCCTGGCGGCTCCCGACACCCTGATATGCCGGTGCGAGGATGTGCCCTATTCGGCGATGGTGGGCCACAGCAGCTGGGTCGAAGCCAAGCTCGAAAGCCGCTGCGGAATGGGTGCCTGCCAGGGCCGGATCTGCGGCGCGGCGAGCAACGTTCTGTTCGGCTGGCAACCGCCAAAACCGCGCCAGCCGATCAGCCCGGCCCGCATCGGGACGCTGATTGCCTTGCCCGACGCCGAACCGACGGCCGAGCGACATGAAGCGCTGTCCTGA
- a CDS encoding (2Fe-2S)-binding protein — MIEITLDGRVLQVAPGTTVAAALYLGGDGSSRTSVSGQRRAPLCGMGICQECRVTINGQRRLACQTPCVTGMTVETRP, encoded by the coding sequence ATGATTGAAATCACGCTGGACGGCCGTGTGCTTCAGGTTGCGCCCGGCACGACGGTAGCCGCGGCGCTGTATCTCGGCGGCGATGGCAGCAGCCGCACCTCGGTATCCGGCCAGCGGCGCGCGCCACTCTGCGGCATGGGTATCTGCCAGGAATGCCGCGTCACCATCAACGGGCAGCGCCGCCTCGCTTGCCAGACGCCCTGCGTCACCGGCATGACCGTGGAAACCCGCCCATGA
- a CDS encoding NAD(P)/FAD-dependent oxidoreductase: MNADVIIIGAGIVGAACANELAANGLDVLLLDAQRGGATAAGMGHLVALDDNPAELALSDYSIQRWRELGRLMDDSCGYRNNGTLWLAANEAEMAVAEHKLATLSEQGMSCELLGGAALRAAEPELRSGLHGALKVSGDGIIYAPNAARWLIAQGGKHIVQRQACVTCVQGQQVELSDGSSLRAQAVVLANGIHATELCPDLPIQPKKGHLVITDRYPGKVTHTLVELGYVTSAHNSAGPSVACNIQPRPTGQLFIGSSRQFGTRDPEIDSWMLARMLKRAVDYMPGLARMNAIRSWTGFRAASPDGLPLVGEHPQQSGLWLAVGHEGLGVTTAPGTAELLTAQLLGRPSAMAIEPYSPARFIPSSGGSSAPAYAMGNLGHD, encoded by the coding sequence GTGAATGCCGATGTCATCATCATTGGCGCCGGCATCGTTGGTGCGGCCTGTGCAAACGAACTGGCGGCCAATGGCCTCGACGTTCTGCTCCTCGACGCCCAGCGTGGAGGTGCTACGGCAGCCGGGATGGGCCATCTGGTGGCACTGGACGATAACCCGGCCGAGCTGGCGCTGAGCGACTATTCGATTCAACGCTGGCGGGAATTGGGACGTCTGATGGACGACAGCTGCGGCTATCGCAACAACGGGACGCTCTGGCTCGCAGCCAACGAGGCGGAGATGGCGGTGGCCGAGCACAAGCTGGCCACCTTGTCCGAGCAGGGCATGAGCTGCGAACTGCTCGGCGGCGCCGCACTGAGAGCAGCGGAACCGGAATTGCGCAGCGGGCTGCATGGCGCACTGAAAGTCAGTGGGGACGGCATCATCTATGCACCCAACGCGGCGCGCTGGCTGATTGCCCAGGGCGGCAAGCACATCGTCCAGAGGCAGGCGTGCGTGACATGCGTCCAGGGTCAACAGGTCGAGTTGAGTGACGGCAGCAGCCTGCGTGCGCAGGCAGTGGTGCTGGCTAACGGCATTCACGCAACCGAGCTTTGCCCTGACCTGCCGATCCAGCCGAAAAAAGGCCACTTGGTGATCACTGATCGCTATCCCGGCAAGGTTACGCATACCCTGGTCGAGCTGGGCTACGTCACCAGTGCGCACAATAGCGCGGGGCCATCGGTGGCCTGCAACATCCAGCCGCGCCCGACCGGGCAATTGTTCATCGGCTCCTCGCGGCAGTTCGGCACCCGCGACCCGGAAATCGACAGCTGGATGCTGGCGCGAATGCTCAAGCGCGCCGTCGACTATATGCCGGGGCTCGCCCGGATGAACGCCATTCGCAGCTGGACCGGTTTTCGCGCTGCGAGTCCGGATGGCCTGCCGCTGGTGGGCGAACATCCGCAACAGTCAGGGCTGTGGTTGGCGGTCGGCCATGAGGGGCTGGGTGTGACCACGGCACCCGGCACTGCCGAATTGCTGACCGCACAGCTTTTGGGAAGGCCGTCGGCAATGGCCATCGAACCCTACAGCCCAGCACGCTTCATTCCTTCATCAGGCGGGTCGTCGGCGCCCGCCTACGCCATGGGAAACCTAGGCCATGATTGA
- a CDS encoding proline racemase family protein encodes MKRIQILDSHTGGEPTRLVIDGFPQLGTGSMAERRRLLAEQHDRWRAATMLEPRGNDVLVGALLCEPVDPTACAGVIFFNNTGYLGMCGHGTIGLVVSLAHLGRIQPGVHRIETPVGTVQATLHEDRSVSVRNVPAYRYRKAVSVEVPGLGTVTGDIAWGGNWFFLVSEHGQRIAGGNIEALTAYTWAVRQALEAQGVHGEDGGEIDHIELFADPEEAGSQPGVSSPSADHANAADSQQADSRNFVLCPGKAYDRSPCGTGTSAKLACLAADGKLQPGEIWRQASVIGSEFLASYELDGACIVPTIRGRAHLSAEATLLIEDDDPFGWGIRV; translated from the coding sequence ATGAAGCGCATTCAGATTCTCGACAGTCACACCGGTGGCGAACCAACCCGGCTGGTTATCGATGGGTTTCCTCAGCTTGGAACCGGCAGCATGGCCGAACGCCGCCGTCTGCTTGCCGAACAGCATGACCGCTGGCGTGCTGCAACCATGCTCGAACCACGCGGCAACGACGTGCTGGTGGGTGCGCTGCTCTGCGAACCGGTAGACCCGACGGCCTGTGCCGGCGTGATCTTCTTCAACAACACGGGCTACCTGGGCATGTGTGGTCACGGCACCATCGGCCTGGTGGTATCGCTGGCGCACCTGGGGCGCATTCAGCCCGGGGTTCACCGCATCGAGACGCCGGTGGGTACGGTGCAGGCGACCCTTCATGAAGACCGATCGGTGAGCGTGCGCAACGTGCCCGCCTATCGCTACCGCAAGGCCGTGAGCGTCGAGGTGCCAGGTCTCGGCACGGTGACCGGCGATATCGCCTGGGGCGGCAACTGGTTCTTTCTCGTGTCCGAGCATGGGCAGCGCATCGCAGGCGGCAATATCGAGGCGCTCACTGCCTATACCTGGGCGGTGCGCCAGGCACTCGAAGCGCAGGGCGTACATGGTGAAGACGGCGGCGAAATCGACCATATCGAGCTGTTTGCCGATCCTGAGGAGGCGGGTAGCCAGCCGGGCGTCTCATCGCCAAGCGCCGACCACGCGAACGCAGCGGATTCGCAGCAAGCCGACAGTCGCAACTTCGTCCTGTGCCCCGGCAAGGCCTATGACCGCTCGCCGTGCGGCACTGGCACCAGCGCCAAGCTGGCCTGTCTAGCAGCTGACGGCAAACTACAACCCGGCGAAATCTGGCGGCAGGCGAGTGTCATCGGCAGTGAATTTCTCGCCAGTTACGAGCTGGACGGAGCGTGCATCGTGCCCACCATTCGCGGGCGCGCTCACCTGAGCGCCGAAGCAACCCTGCTGATCGAAGACGACGACCCCTTTGGCTGGGGCATTCGGGTGTGA